The genomic stretch CTTATTAGTACATTTGTTgttgaaaaaaaagaaagaaggtgAGGCTGTGGCTTATATTGATCTTTTCAATTTTGaattatatggttttttttcctCAATATTGATTATACTTAGGTGTTGCTCTCAAAAGGGTCTTCATTTTGGGTGGTTTGCAAGCTGGTCTTTGTTTTGTTATAGTCTTCCAACACTGATGGCAGACTTGGTTGGGCCGAGGCTGTACAGTTGCTGCAATTGCCGGAATCATGTTGCTCTTCACGACGATGTCATTTCTAAAGCTTTTCAGGTGAACTACTTAGTGTTGATTTTACTTCAAGTTAAACCAAACCATACTCTATTAGGTGAAAATCCTTTAAATTTTCTGATGGAACACAAGCCAAATAACATTAGGTGAACTAAGCTATGTTAGTTGTAATGTGTTTAAGGGTGAGAGGTATTGTACCTTGTGTGATCGTTGGGTATGTGGGATCAGATCAGCTTGTTTTAGTTCTGTTATTAGTATTACTGCAAGCATTGAAAAAAACCTTGATATGATGATGTTTAGGGAAGGAATGGCCGAGCCTTTCTGTTCTCTCATGCGATGAACGTCATGGTGGGGGCTAAAGAGGACAGGCAACTAATGACTGGTCTCCATACGGTTGCTGATGTCTACTGCTCTGATTGCCGAGAAGTGCTTGGTTGGAAGTACGAAAGAGCCTACGAAGAAACGCAGAAATACAAGGAAGGAAAGTTCATACTCGAGAAATCGAAAATAGTAAAGGAAAACTGGTAGTTAACAATGGTGGATTCATGGTAGTTGACAATGGAGGATTTTGATTTTTCCATCAAGATATTGGTGAGTGTGTAAAGGTTACTCGTACGTACTTGTATTCTCATAAACTGAAAATATCTTTAGGTCATTGGTCATGGTTGTGCATTGTTCTTGTGTGGATATTTGTATTGGATTGGATGATTTGTTTTGTTAATAAAATGTGAATAACTCTCAATTAAGCTTGTTGTGTTGATCGAACAAGTGAATCTCTTCAGAGAAATTGATTGTGTTTGACTTCAAGGATAACCACTCAATCTTGAAATTTGATTATGGGAGCCTCAGAGGCAGAAAGCACACACATTTTCTAAAATTTTGCTTAATGAAGACTTTGAGTTCCTTCTACTTTTAGTATCCATAGATCTTTTCATTAAGCTCGTTTGGGTCTCAAATAACGATTCTGgcgttttaaaaaaaaacttcagTGCAAGGGAAAAAGGGGAAattcattttttaaaatgaaataacaaatcaatgaattataatattcaataataattaaagaaaacCAGTGAAATTCATCACATTTTAAAGAAACGAACAAATAATGAAAACAAATCATTCCCACAATGTAATCAGGGAAAATATTGAGTTAAAAGAAGAAGCAAGAATCAAACAAATCAAGCAAAAAAAATTAAGCAGCAGCTACTTTTTTCTTCATTATCCACTTCTTTTTCGAATTTTCTATAGCTTGTTCCCTCAGTTTCAAGAGTTCAAGACAATATTGCTGATACTGAGTGTCGATTGCATCAAGCTCCTGCTTTAGCTCATAATAATGATTGTTCTCTCCAAGAGACAAGGAGCGTATGCTTGACAAGCTAAAATTTTCCCATAAGTCAGAGCATGAATCATAATAGGAGAGCGCAGAGCTCTTTCCGGTCACATTGATCACCACAGATTCACCAAGTTTACCTTCACGACTACTCTCTTCCTGCTCATGATTGTACTCATCTCCTTCTGGTCCCTTGAGGAGTTCATCAAGTTTGTACGACTCCAAAGCTTTAAAATTATTTTCACCATACTCGGCTGATATATTTGAACCTTGGTTTTCTTGATTTTCCACTTGCCTCAGTTCGAGAATATGATGCCTGTCAATATCGTGGGAAAAACACGCGATCAATCCTGAATCCCAAGAACATCTTTCGTCATTTAGAAGTAAAGAACAATCCCCAGTTGAGCTATTTGTTCCAGTTGACAAGGTTCCAGAGGCAACTTTCCAGCTGGGCACGAGCTCCCCGATTAAGTTGTCAATCAACATAGCTATGACACTAATATCTTCATTCGAGAGATCAAGTTGCTCAACCATCTCTCCAGCAATTGAGACCGTGGTGTCAGAATCAAGATAGAATGCGAAATGGATATTCCTTACCCGGCCTGTTGTTAAAACAGAACAAAATTTACACTTGCACTTTAATGAAGAAATACAAGAAACAAACTAAAACACAAATAAAGCTTTTGAATCACAGATACCTACCACAAGCATCAGCAATGCGCAAAGTTAATGAAATTGTATTATCATCATCTTTCTTCCCCATTAACCTGAATTCATTATTCTGAGTGTACTTCCATAGTTCTGCACTCGAAATACTAGACATGCCACCGGCACTTCTCACAACTGAACCAATAGACTGCTTTTTGCTGATAGAGTCTACGTCCATTGGGCGACATTCAGAGCGTTGTGGTTCACAATTCATTGGAAAACATTGAGCACGTGGCGAGTTAACTAATTCAGGGGTGACAGTAGGTATCCCTTTAGGTTTCTGATTCAGATTCACAGGAGTTTCCGTAGCAAGAAATGGATCTTTCAAAAGCTCAATTGCAGGCAATCTCATAGATGCAGGAACCAGACACTTCTCTATGAACTGCTTGACTTCAGGATTATTAACTTTGCTAAGGGAAGCTGGCTTTATTCCctgcaaaaagaaagaaaaaaaagggtcAAATGGaccattattatttattaatcaaTTATGTAAAAACTGAGTTTTCAAATTTAGGCAATCAGCGACTTACATTGGTAACCTTCTTAAAAATCTGAGCTGGATTTCTGCATTCACTGTAAGGGTATTCACATGTAACCATTTCTAACATGCACAAGCCAAAAGAATATATGTCGACGAGTTCATTGTACTCCTCTTCGTAAAGCTCTGGAGCCATAAACTCAGGAGTGCCTGGACAAAAGAAAAGGATCACAGCTTTCAGATGAATAATTTATCCAATATCATACACGAATAGAATGAAAAATGTTACTAAATATCCAATTCATAGAGTCAAATTACCAATAACACTGCGGGCAGTGGGCTGCTGCATGACTATTGCCAATCCAAGATCTCCAATTTTAACTTCTCCAGTATTTCCATTAACAAATATGTTGTCACATTTTAAATCTCTATGGATAATACAAGGATTGTGAGAGTGCAAATAGTGTAATCCTCGTAGAATCTGTCTAGCCCAATTCTTGATAGCTTTCATATCAACATTTTTGTGCTTCTTACGGTACCTATATTCAAATGTAACAATAAATAAAACAAGATACCTGGTAAAGGCAAAGAACAACTGAACAAAAAGTTAACAAAACTCACATTCTTAAACTGCCAGATGTAAACAGCTCCGTTATCATATTGATAGTCTTGTTCGTATCATCCACCCATGAGTAACAAAACTTCATAATATTTTCATGTTTCAGTGACTTGAGCAGATGAACCTCTGAATACAATCTTTCCAACTGGTCCGGTGTCTGCATTAAATCCTCAATGCTCACTTGGTTCCAAGCTACCTCTACTCCATCAACTTCAtcaaatgccttatatctgatgcagaaaaaaaaaatttgccacATGAAATCAGTTGACACTAGACAGAAATTTCTTGCcaaaaaataattgaaatttcAATAATAAGTAAAGTAGGATCCATACACAGTCTTGAATGCTCCCCTCCCCAAGACTTCTCCATACTGTAATCATACACgaaaaattatatcaaaatccAATAAATTCATATACAAAACCAATAAACCATGAAAGCAAGTATGAAATTACAACACCAAATATTAACAATACATATTGTACCAAACAAAATTCTATCAGTCATGATACTCGGGTCAAATTAGTTCAATCAGTTAACATCCACTAGCTTCAAAATTCTAAATAGACAGCAATATTTCGACAATGATAAAAATACCGACATAGCATAGAATGattaaaaagactaaaaaaaatgcACCAGGAAATTAGATTGGATAATAAAGCTACAAAAGTTTCAATCGTTATTGCTACTAATTGATATAAAAACTAGTTCTCTACCGTTTCAAAGTAAAATTAAagtataaaatttaaataaaaaatgaaaaaattcaaTACAGAATTCTCCATTCCATACCCGCAAATACCGTCCAGTTGGATCCTTCTCCACAATATCATCAAACCCAGAATCCAAAGTTCCACGTGTCACAGCTGCACGCATATCCATACCAAACCCCacgaaaaaagaagaagaagaagaagaaaaagaaaaggaaatcttTTGGAGGGGCaaagagaaaaggaaaaaaaatcaaactagaaTCTCAATCGCTATTAGAGAACCTTTATCCTGGCAGAAGCAATAGAACGAAGGCACTTTTCAGAGAATGCTTCACTAGCGGCGGAGTAGGAATCGAATGCCGATCGGACGCGGAACCGGCAGCCGACAAAACAAACACGGAAAGACCCAAATCCCATACCGAAATTTCTAAAATCAACGAAGCTCGAAACTTTCAAGTCTAACCCAGGCTCAGCCGTAGCTTTATCAGCATATTTTGGACCATAAAATTCTTGAATAAAAACCTAAAATCAAAGCCTAATTGAACCAATATAAACAAAAACCAGAGCGAGAGAAAGAGAATTGGAACCCTCAAATTTCAGAGCGGAAACCAATTGAAGGGAAATTAGGGTTCGATtatgagaattgggaaatttttttcaaaagaaaaaactaaCAAAGAAGGAAAAAGGTTTGGTGTTGAAAAAACAAAAGGCGATTCTTGTATTTATCTACGCGATTATATTCCACGCCTACTTCAGCGCGTtgacttataatttttttttttttttttaaatttttggtatCTTTTTAACTGAAAAACAATATTGCGAAACTTACTCTTTATCAATCAAAGAAGATAAGTAATTAATTTCAATTTTAAATGAgtcatttattaaattaaattagagAATCTAGATCAAATAAATAAAGAAtgctaattaattaaaaatctacAATTTATATTTAATGTTTAATTAGGTGGTATTTATCCTTAAAAAAAGgtgattttaattttttcttaacatttaaaaattttaaaatatgatttgtAAGTATATTAAATTAGAGATTGATCGATAAAATATATTCACTTAAGATTTTTTTCGgtcaaaattaattttgataagatactttttattaatttatttaaaactagttatttatattttaaaattaaaatagatatttaaacaaaataaataataatattataaaaatgGTACATATAATATATGTAAAATTAAGTAGACCATTTAGTCTTTTGTCATTATTATTTTGGCTGAAATTTAAAGTATAATTATttatagtgttttttttttcaaaattgctTATTTTTAAAAGTTATTTTGTACTTtagtctagttttaataattatttgtaaaatggtctctcataatttagataattagtaaaaaatttaaACAGGTGGTCAAAAATTCAAATAATCAatcgaaaattttagacaactGATCAAATTTTAAACAGAtgcaattttttgaaaaattatcaaaagtaaattagacaacaaaaaaacttaaaataaaagataatttttacaaatttctcacatatatatatgataaatctTACAAAGGAATaatgaaaatcaataaaaagaataTATGGTATGAATCCAAATGTCATATGGTTTATGGCATTAGACACCTTATTGAGTGGTCAGCAGCACACAACTCCATTGTAAACTTTCAAACTTCAAAGGTGTTTGTATATATTATTATTCTTCTTATCTTATAATTAAAGCATGTCAGCTCTCAACGGTGCCGTTTCACGTGTGTTGAGTCGTTTTGATTAAAATAACTATTGTTGGAATGGTCAAACATGGTGTCGTGGTGTAGTTGGTTATCACGTCAGTCTAACACACTGAAGGTCTCCGGTTCGAACCCGGGCGACGCCATCTTATATATAATTCTTTTATtattaacttttatttttttaactaatcatattgttattattatacAAATAACAGCCTCCTATTTCAATATTTGTTTTCGAAAATTCGTGtcggaattttttttttctagtttttttAAAGGTAATGTTTattgtaattataatatatattttgcaaatttttaaatagtttacagtatcaaAAACATGTATTTTTTTATCTCTACTTTAgacattataaattattcaaaatttttgaaaaatttgcaaaaaaaattgttataacTATAACGTACACCATGTAAAAATaattgataaaaaatatatttcagcATGTATTTTTAGAAGCGATGATTGACTAAAAGATCAAAGTAGAAAGTTGACTATAACATTCCTCTtattattaacatgttaataGTGACAATTAAATCATAATATTACGAATACAACCACAGGGCTTCTGTTTCCCCACcttaatttattttcatttatgaAACTTTGGAGTGActcaataatgaaaaaaaaagtcatttacTCTAGAAATCAAAATGATCTCCTACTTTGGATTAGATTAAATGATTaactaataatatttattttctcCCCTTTGTTTATTTGTTCTTGAAAATTCTACTTATGTTTCTCAATTTAAACTATTAATTTTTTGTCGGAATAAATTTTATTACTATTTAGTTTTAAAATAAGTTACAAAACAAAAATCTATTCCCTCAAATTGAAAATAAGTTACAAGACAAAAATAGACAATGACATTGTACTAGCAAGAAATCAGACTAAActaagaaattaaattaaattttgtaaCAAATATTTATTAGATCAAAATttgttaattaataattaatatttatagtTTCTCCCCTTTAATGtaatttgttctttttttttcatcaaatccTAGTTTTTTGGTTAGATTTATTCCATATGATCGATTAAGTGGTCTTTTTTTTCTTTACAAATTAAAAGTAGTCTTTTTAAACTCTCAcgtttatataattaattaatgtaagaattttttttatcaaatatctagtaaaaaaaatagaatagacTAATAACTCTAATCAAATATTCTTTGTACTTCAGctggtttaaataatttttttttgttaataattTTACGTTTGATTTTGACACGTGAATAAATGTAgtaaatatatcataataataataataataaaattttaataaaacgCCGAAAGTGTTACTAAATTATGAATACGAATATGTCAAAACATCATTTTGACCCATTAATAGCAGACATTCCAAAACCTAATCTTTACTTAGagttttataaatataaaataaaaaacaattattTAGTAAAAACACCACGTTTCTAAGATCATTAAAAATCATTATTTCAATTGCCATCTTCCAATGATGACCCCACTCTACTAAAAGAATTTTCACAAGAAAAGATAAGGAGAGAGATGGGACTAAACATTGTGTGTAAAAacgattagagagagagagagagagagagagagagagtctgaccCTTGTCTTCTTCCTCAGCTCATATAATATTTTCTTCTCCTGAACCAATCTGAAATGGTTAGATAGAAGAGGTAAATTCAAGTATATTTTACTAGGGAATTCTTCCTCAAACTAATGTTTTCATAACCAGTCACCCTAAATACCACCATTACAAACCCCTTATGAGTTCGGCTCCACAAAGAGGCTGGCTTGAGGATGCAATCCTGCTTCTTTCAAAGATAGCGCCAGCTTCTCGGGGCCATAAACCACGCGAGGGAAGTTCGAGACGAGGCTGTAATTCTCCACGTCTAAGCAGCCCAAAGAATCAACGTAATCGTACACGGCCTGGATGGTTGCGGTGCTGTGGAACCTCCTTTCCTTGCGTTCTCCGGCTGGGAACCGCACCAAAACCTGGTTTTCCACAAATGCAATTTAGAAACTTCGGCTCAGCTTTGCAAGAATAAAGTTGGATTTGGGTTGTTAATGCCACTGCATATTCTCACTTCAATTTAATAACTTTTTAGACCTGTATTTTGGCTCATTACttatttggatcctgtgttttgataaattactttttagaccctatattttctaaaatagttcaaatagactcctaaacccaattttgatcaaagttttttttgaactaaaatcacaaataatttatcaaactaacaactcagaaccaaagtacagtcattctgcctaagaactgtatTATTATATTCAACTTTTTGTTCATTAAAATCAagtttatgggtctatttaaataattttacaaaacacaaggttcaaaaaataatttgtcaaaacacaaaataCAAACAGGTAATAAGTCTAGATacagggtctaaaaatgtataaaccctttaaTTTATGGTTTGCAGTGTAAACCGATGAGCTTAAGTTAAGACTATTCTAGAATGTAATCTTGGTAATTAAACCAGCCTGACTTTGGGGGGAGAAGAGCAGTATCGAAAGAGACAGTTAAAATACTTTCTAAGCCAAAAAGGAAATTACCTGTGTTACATTTGGTCCTTTATCTGGTTCAGCGCCAAGGGACAGAGCTTTTTCTTCTCGAATCCTAGCAAGAGCAGCTGCTTTCTCCTCAGCTTCACGTGCTGCTCTCTCACGAGCCTCTTCTTCCTCCTTGCGCTTTCTCTCAGCTTCAGCAGCTTCTCTTTCCAGGCGTTCTTGCTCCTCCTTCCTTTGGCGTTCCCTAGCCTGGTGGGAAACGATAAGAGGGAGAAAAATAATCAAGAAAAAGAATTATATATAAGCATTGATCTTAAGAAAACAACAAATTTTGGTGGGTGACTTTGCATGTAGCATCTAATCTGTCACCTGAACGTGAGATATGAACTAAACCtggaaaaataaaaaagtgatGAAAGCATACTTGATCAGCTTCAAGTGCAGCTCTATAAGCAGCATCTTGCTCCTCCCTTAAACGAATGTTACTTCTTCTTTCCTCTGCATCAAGCCTTGCTGTAACAAGAACTGGAGCACTTTCTTCAAGAACTCTCTGCAGTACTGTAAGCAATTCTTCGGGAGTTTTTGGACCTTCAACCTGAAAGCAAGTGAAAGACACCTCAATTTAAGCAAAATAAACACGATCAAAAGGTTGTCAGTTAAATATTGTTTACAATATACTAGGAAGATAAGTCCTGCTGTTAACTACATGATGCTACAAAAACTGGTTAAATttgacaaaataaaaataaataaactaccAGCTTTCAACTTTCAGAAAGTACATCAAACAATGCATCAGCAGAACTTCATCATGGAGGGGGAGTTCTCATGGTTCAAAGTTTAGCAGGAATCTAAATGAAAGGGTGACAGCCCAAACCTCATAATAGATTTTTGTGCCGGAATCAGTTTTGTTTTGTGATACACTAGAAGACCAAAGAATTTGGAAGCTAAACAGGTCAGACTTTTTCTCATGTAAATCTCTGTTTCGAAAGCTTACATCAATAAAAGAAAGCTTTTCTCCATTCCCTATCATTAGGAGTCCCTTTGAAGGTCAAGGTTTTCAGTTGGTCACTCATTTTTAATAAAACTCTACACTAGCAACTCTTCAAAAGGGACAACCATTCATATAGATCTCCCCAGATTAGTGTGTTCTCTGTAAACAGAGTAACGAATCCAAAGACCATCTCTTCATACATTCCCCTTTCTCTTCTAAGTTAAGTTAGGCTTTGTTTTTAAGAGAATTTGGTGTGGCAGGACCGTGGTTTCACCATTGCCATGACGTTATGTCTTGTAAGGAAGGAACAAGACCCACTTCAGGTAGAAGAAAGAAGGTCTACAAGGTTGCTATTTTAGCCCTATGCTGGCAACTCTAGCTTGAAAGAAGCAGCAGTATCTTTCAGGCGTCAAATTGGAGTTGTTGGCAATTGGGTAGTTTTATAGATCTACAAGAGCCAAGACTATGTAGGTTTTTCTTCATATGATTTATTATGAGATTGGAATCTGGCTGAAATTTAGTCATTTTTTCCATCCTTTCTTTAAACCAAAAATAATTTCTTATCATCCAGGGTAATATTCCTTCTACTATCAGTAATATCTATTATGAAACTAATGAGTGACTGATACGTGACATCTGCATGTTGGTTAATTGATTAAAGCATTGTATTAAACCTAATATCATAGCCAATGGATACAATACTGGGTCCACAATTAACTTGCAGACCCTTTAAATCAAGGTTATTACCTAAATATCAGAAGAAGATTATATAGAAGTGATCAGTAAAAGAATAGTTCAATTATAACGAACTCGCTGTCAGCTTTGCGCTTGAACAAAAACACTAAAATCTATACCATCTACTAATTTTAAACATGATGCCCAGAGCCAATACAATTGAACAGATTCACAAAACACTTCAACTACTCTGCTTAACATATTGAATGCAAAAAAGCCATAACAGTAGCAAAGGAATCTACTTGACCAGCTTCAATTAGAAGCCTTGACCTTCTATGCCCTACACTTAAATTACTAGTCCATTTTCCACAAAGTCATAGAAAGATACAATATTTTTCTAgtacatagtaaaataatattcACGCGATATCCCATATttgagaatgaaaaaaaaaaactctcactTCGCAATATGAAAGTTAGAAAAATCTAGAGCTCTAAAAAGGAAAACTACTCTGACAACAAGAGAAAATGCAAGAACTTCAAGAATTTAAGAAAATCCCGTTAGAGATAAATGCTTACCTGCTGAAGTAACGCAATCCTCTGATTCGTGGCGGCCATCACCACAGCACAGAAAGGAAATCTTGAAGCCTTCAAGCTATTACTCATCTTAAAGCCTTCACTGGACCGAATACTCCCTCCCCAAGACACGAAATTCTCATTCACAAAAGCCGCCAAGACCTCCGAACAAAGAGTTCTCTCGCAGAACGAAGGGGTGTCTTGATGATCCGGCGAGTGCAAATACACAAACAACAGCTTAAACTCATTCCTCGATCTCTGCAAAGCATCCATAAACCCTTCACTCACAAAATTCGGTCTCCTCGACCCATAATCCCTCTCAAAACCAGCCACGAACTCCATAGCTTCAGCCGCAGCGGCCGAAACCGAAACCAACGGCGTCGAAGAATCCCCGTTCCGCCCAGACCCATGGCCCAATCCAACAACTCCCAACGAATACGACAGAACACCACCGGCAGCCCATAAACCGAGCCCAATCGCGCCAGAGATCAACCCTAGACTGCCAGAAATAACAGAAATCGGCAAAGTAATCAACTTCCAAGCCAAACCAGGAGGCCCAGCGACGGCATTAGAAGAATTCGGCAAGGGTCTCACCGAagcttcacgtaattcagaaCCGGATGACCTTACGGAGGCACCGCCGCCAACTCCAGTAGAGGAAG from Humulus lupulus chromosome 5, drHumLupu1.1, whole genome shotgun sequence encodes the following:
- the LOC133778667 gene encoding protein yippee-like At4g27745, which translates into the protein MADLVGPRLYSCCNCRNHVALHDDVISKAFQGRNGRAFLFSHAMNVMVGAKEDRQLMTGLHTVADVYCSDCREVLGWKYERAYEETQKYKEGKFILEKSKIVKENW
- the LOC133778668 gene encoding probable serine/threonine-protein kinase WNK10 → MDMRAAVTRGTLDSGFDDIVEKDPTGRYLRYGEVLGRGAFKTVYKAFDEVDGVEVAWNQVSIEDLMQTPDQLERLYSEVHLLKSLKHENIMKFCYSWVDDTNKTINMITELFTSGSLRMYRKKHKNVDMKAIKNWARQILRGLHYLHSHNPCIIHRDLKCDNIFVNGNTGEVKIGDLGLAIVMQQPTARSVIGTPEFMAPELYEEEYNELVDIYSFGLCMLEMVTCEYPYSECRNPAQIFKKVTNGIKPASLSKVNNPEVKQFIEKCLVPASMRLPAIELLKDPFLATETPVNLNQKPKGIPTVTPELVNSPRAQCFPMNCEPQRSECRPMDVDSISKKQSIGSVVRSAGGMSSISSAELWKYTQNNEFRLMGKKDDDNTISLTLRIADACGRVRNIHFAFYLDSDTTVSIAGEMVEQLDLSNEDISVIAMLIDNLIGELVPSWKVASGTLSTGTNSSTGDCSLLLNDERCSWDSGLIACFSHDIDRHHILELRQVENQENQGSNISAEYGENNFKALESYKLDELLKGPEGDEYNHEQEESSREGKLGESVVINVTGKSSALSYYDSCSDLWENFSLSSIRSLSLGENNHYYELKQELDAIDTQYQQYCLELLKLREQAIENSKKKWIMKKKVAAA
- the LOC133778669 gene encoding plant UBX domain-containing protein 10, which gives rise to MVDVADKVAYFQAITGLEDSDLCTEILAAHGWDLELAISNYTSTNAVSPEEEPLVGTSSTGVGGGASVRSSGSELREASVRPLPNSSNAVAGPPGLAWKLITLPISVISGSLGLISGAIGLGLWAAGGVLSYSLGVVGLGHGSGRNGDSSTPLVSVSAAAAEAMEFVAGFERDYGSRRPNFVSEGFMDALQRSRNEFKLLFVYLHSPDHQDTPSFCERTLCSEVLAAFVNENFVSWGGSIRSSEGFKMSNSLKASRFPFCAVVMAATNQRIALLQQVEGPKTPEELLTVLQRVLEESAPVLVTARLDAEERRSNIRLREEQDAAYRAALEADQARERQRKEEQERLEREAAEAERKRKEEEEARERAAREAEEKAAALARIREEKALSLGAEPDKGPNVTQVLVRFPAGERKERRFHSTATIQAVYDYVDSLGCLDVENYSLVSNFPRVVYGPEKLALSLKEAGLHPQASLFVEPNS